The Metabacillus litoralis genome contains a region encoding:
- the ftsH gene encoding ATP-dependent zinc metalloprotease FtsH has protein sequence MNRIFRNTIFYLLIFLVIIGVVSFFTGANPKTEQITYNEFISDLNNGNVTEMTVQPVRGVFEVRGKMKGYSEDETFLTYIPTEQGLDRVDKAAEANNVSKLDVAPAEETSGWVTFFTSIIPFVIIFILFFFLLNQAQGGGSRVMNFGKSKAKLYSEEKKKVKFKDVAGADEEKQELVEVVEFLKDPRKFAELGARIPKGVLLVGPPGTGKTLLARAVAGEAGVPFFSISGSDFVEMFVGVGASRVRDLFENAKKNAPCIIFIDEIDAVGRQRGAGLGGGHDEREQTLNQLLVEMDGFGANEGIIIIAATNRPDILDPALLRPGRFDRQITVDRPDVIGREAVLKVHARNKPLDESVDLKAIAARTPGFSGADLENLLNEAALVAARQDKKKIDNTDLDEATDRVIAGPAKKTRVISKKERNIVAYHEAGHTIIGVVLDEADMVHKVTIVPRGQAGGYAVMLPKEDRYFMTKPELLDKITGLLGGRVAEEIIFGEVSTGAHNDFQRATNIARKMVTEYGMSEKLGPLQFGQSQGGQVFLGRDIHNEQNYSDAIAHEIDMEIQRFIKESYERARQILTDNREKLELVAQTLLEVETLDAAQISSLVEKGKLPDRPVTSNQENGESSEDVKVNINSKKEDEQSSEK, from the coding sequence ATGAATCGGATCTTCCGTAATACCATATTTTATTTACTAATATTTTTAGTCATCATTGGAGTTGTTAGCTTCTTTACAGGTGCTAATCCTAAAACGGAGCAAATAACGTATAATGAATTCATTTCTGACTTAAATAATGGAAATGTAACAGAAATGACTGTACAACCGGTTCGAGGTGTATTTGAAGTAAGAGGTAAAATGAAAGGTTATTCAGAAGACGAAACCTTTCTAACGTACATACCAACCGAACAAGGATTGGATCGTGTTGATAAAGCTGCTGAAGCAAACAATGTAAGCAAATTGGATGTTGCGCCAGCTGAAGAAACAAGTGGATGGGTTACATTTTTCACATCCATCATTCCATTCGTCATTATCTTTATTTTATTCTTCTTCTTACTTAACCAGGCTCAGGGCGGTGGTAGCCGTGTTATGAACTTCGGTAAAAGTAAAGCCAAGCTTTACAGTGAGGAAAAGAAAAAGGTTAAATTTAAAGATGTAGCGGGTGCTGATGAAGAAAAGCAAGAACTAGTCGAGGTTGTTGAATTCTTAAAAGATCCTCGTAAATTCGCCGAGCTAGGCGCAAGAATTCCTAAAGGTGTTCTATTAGTAGGACCTCCAGGTACAGGTAAAACATTGCTTGCAAGAGCAGTTGCAGGTGAAGCGGGAGTGCCGTTCTTCTCAATTAGTGGTTCGGATTTCGTTGAGATGTTTGTCGGTGTCGGGGCTTCACGTGTTCGTGATTTATTTGAGAATGCGAAGAAAAATGCTCCATGTATTATCTTTATTGATGAAATTGATGCTGTTGGTCGTCAACGTGGTGCTGGTTTAGGTGGAGGGCACGATGAACGTGAACAAACCCTTAACCAATTACTAGTTGAGATGGATGGTTTCGGAGCTAATGAAGGTATTATCATTATTGCCGCTACAAACAGACCTGATATTCTTGACCCTGCGTTATTACGTCCAGGTCGTTTTGACCGTCAAATTACGGTTGACCGTCCAGATGTAATTGGTCGTGAGGCAGTACTTAAAGTTCATGCTCGTAATAAACCGTTAGATGAGTCAGTTGATTTAAAAGCAATCGCTGCTCGTACACCTGGATTCTCGGGTGCAGATTTAGAGAACCTGTTAAATGAAGCAGCACTTGTTGCAGCAAGACAGGATAAAAAGAAAATTGACAACACAGATCTTGATGAAGCAACAGACCGAGTAATTGCTGGTCCTGCTAAAAAGACTCGTGTTATTTCTAAAAAAGAACGTAATATTGTTGCTTATCATGAAGCAGGACATACAATAATTGGTGTCGTGTTAGATGAAGCAGATATGGTTCATAAAGTAACCATTGTCCCTCGTGGTCAAGCAGGTGGCTATGCGGTTATGCTACCTAAAGAAGATCGTTACTTTATGACAAAACCTGAATTACTTGATAAAATCACTGGTTTACTAGGTGGTCGTGTAGCTGAGGAAATTATCTTCGGTGAAGTAAGTACAGGAGCACATAATGACTTCCAAAGAGCTACCAACATTGCTCGTAAAATGGTTACTGAATATGGAATGAGTGAAAAACTTGGTCCATTGCAATTTGGTCAATCTCAGGGTGGTCAAGTGTTCTTGGGACGCGATATCCATAATGAGCAAAACTATAGTGATGCTATAGCACATGAAATCGATATGGAAATTCAACGTTTCATCAAGGAAAGTTATGAGCGTGCAAGACAAATACTTACTGATAATCGTGAGAAACTTGAATTGGTTGCTCAAACATTATTAGAGGTTGAAACACTTGATGCAGCTCAAATCTCAAGTCTTGTTGAAAAAGGCAAGCTTCCAGATCGTCCGGTAACAAGTAACCAGGAAAATGGTGAAAGTTCAGAAGATGTAAAAGTGAATATTAACAGTAAAAAAGAAGATGAGCAATCTTCTGAGAAATAA
- a CDS encoding type III pantothenate kinase: MILVLDVGNTNTVLGVYEQDALKHHWRIETSRNKTEDEFGMLIKNLFEHVNISFKQIEGIIISSVVPPIMFALERMCSKYFEIKPLVVGPGIKTGLNIKYENPREVGADRIVNAVAGIQDYGSPLIIVDFGTATTYCYVNEEKQYMGGAIAPGINISTEALYSRAAKLPRIEITRPDHIIGKNTVSAMQAGILYGYVGQVEGIVKRMKEQSNKVPKVIATGGLASLIAKESDCIDIVDPFLTLRGLQLIYERNVQA, translated from the coding sequence TTGATTCTTGTATTGGATGTAGGAAATACAAATACTGTTTTGGGTGTGTATGAACAGGATGCTTTAAAGCACCATTGGAGAATAGAAACGAGTCGAAACAAAACAGAAGATGAGTTTGGTATGTTGATAAAGAACCTATTTGAACATGTGAATATATCCTTCAAGCAAATTGAAGGTATTATTATTTCATCGGTTGTACCACCGATTATGTTTGCGCTAGAAAGAATGTGTAGTAAATATTTTGAAATAAAACCGCTTGTTGTTGGTCCAGGGATTAAAACAGGTTTAAACATAAAATATGAAAATCCCCGCGAGGTTGGAGCTGACAGAATTGTCAATGCTGTTGCTGGCATTCAGGATTATGGAAGCCCCCTTATTATTGTTGATTTTGGAACAGCTACTACATACTGCTATGTGAATGAGGAAAAGCAATACATGGGTGGTGCTATAGCGCCGGGAATAAATATTTCCACAGAGGCTCTCTATTCAAGAGCAGCTAAGCTTCCAAGAATAGAAATTACGCGACCTGATCATATCATTGGGAAAAATACAGTAAGTGCTATGCAAGCAGGTATTTTATATGGATATGTTGGTCAAGTTGAAGGTATTGTTAAACGGATGAAAGAACAATCTAATAAGGTACCTAAAGTTATTGCGACTGGAGGACTTGCTTCCTTAATTGCTAAGGAATCTGATTGTATTGATATTGTTGATCCATTTTTAACATTAAGAGGTTTGCAACTAATTTATGAACGTAATGTTCAAGCATAA
- the hslO gene encoding Hsp33 family molecular chaperone HslO → MNDYLIKAMGYNNQVRAYATRTTETVAEAQRRHQTWPTASAALGRAMTAGVMMGSMLKGNAKLTIKVEGKGPIGVILVDSNSKGEVRGYVTNPQTHFELNAQGKLDVARAVGTDGMLTVVKDLGLKDNFSGQVPIVSGELGEDFTYYLVTSEQVPSSVGVGVLVNPDNTILASGGFIIQLLPGTDDETITEIENRLNSIEPISKLIQRGLTPEEILDEVLGKGNVKILEKQPVTFHCQCSKERIENAIVSLGVDEIQSMIDDEGQAEAQCHFCNETYLLTREDLEELKKAASQ, encoded by the coding sequence ATGAACGACTATTTAATAAAAGCCATGGGATATAACAATCAAGTAAGGGCATATGCAACAAGAACGACAGAAACAGTTGCCGAAGCTCAAAGAAGACATCAAACATGGCCTACAGCATCTGCAGCTCTAGGACGTGCTATGACGGCAGGAGTTATGATGGGATCTATGTTAAAAGGTAACGCAAAGCTGACCATTAAGGTTGAAGGAAAAGGCCCGATTGGCGTTATCCTTGTAGATAGCAATTCAAAAGGTGAAGTAAGGGGATATGTGACAAACCCTCAAACTCATTTTGAGTTAAATGCTCAGGGTAAGCTTGATGTTGCAAGAGCTGTTGGAACGGATGGAATGCTAACAGTCGTGAAGGATCTTGGATTAAAGGATAATTTTTCTGGACAAGTACCAATTGTTTCTGGTGAATTAGGAGAAGACTTTACATATTATCTTGTTACATCTGAACAAGTTCCTTCCTCTGTAGGAGTAGGAGTTTTAGTTAATCCTGATAATACAATCCTGGCTTCAGGTGGATTTATTATTCAGTTACTCCCAGGAACGGATGATGAAACAATTACTGAAATAGAAAATAGATTAAACAGTATTGAGCCAATCTCTAAGTTAATCCAAAGAGGTTTAACACCTGAAGAGATTTTAGATGAAGTGCTTGGTAAAGGAAATGTAAAGATTCTCGAAAAACAACCTGTTACATTCCATTGTCAGTGTTCAAAAGAAAGAATTGAAAATGCGATCGTTAGTTTGGGAGTAGACGAGATTCAGTCAATGATTGATGATGAAGGTCAAGCTGAAGCACAGTGTCATTTTTGTAATGAAACTTACCTGCTTACAAGAGAGGACTTAGAGGAATTAAAGAAAGCCGCAAGTCAATAA
- a CDS encoding peptidyl-prolyl cis-trans isomerase: MSGKTLWSVIFSLVILNCLTVAYFINPYGVLPVNSDEQKDEVIATIGETTITREQWMAEMETRYGKDTLRELVNLKVVEELAEKYDLSVSDEVIERELTFYKSMYTSLDEEQFSEEQNWEEQIRYSILLEELLTKDVEVPEEDLRSFYENNKELYDIKDIYHLSHIVVKTEEEANAIIKEIAGGSSFEALAIEASIDEFTANQGGDIGFISTDNDYVSKEYLEIAPELSAGDWSQPIKVNMGYAVLLLKEKLVGKTYSYDEVKDQIRRQIALEQMEGSVTADPLWQEIGVSWFYEDEIGKK; this comes from the coding sequence GTGAGCGGGAAAACATTGTGGAGTGTTATTTTCAGCTTAGTCATTCTAAATTGCTTAACAGTTGCATATTTTATTAATCCTTATGGAGTGCTTCCTGTTAATAGTGATGAACAGAAAGATGAAGTCATTGCAACGATTGGTGAAACAACCATCACAAGAGAGCAATGGATGGCCGAGATGGAAACACGCTATGGCAAAGACACACTAAGAGAATTAGTGAACTTGAAAGTTGTTGAGGAACTCGCTGAAAAGTATGATCTATCAGTATCTGATGAGGTTATTGAACGGGAACTAACTTTTTACAAATCAATGTATACATCTCTAGATGAAGAACAATTTTCCGAAGAGCAAAATTGGGAAGAGCAAATCCGATATAGTATTTTATTAGAGGAGCTTTTAACAAAGGATGTTGAGGTTCCTGAAGAAGATCTTCGCTCATTTTATGAAAATAATAAAGAACTCTATGATATAAAAGATATCTATCACTTATCACATATTGTTGTCAAAACAGAAGAAGAAGCAAACGCCATTATCAAAGAAATTGCTGGAGGTTCTAGCTTTGAAGCCTTGGCAATCGAGGCATCAATTGATGAATTCACAGCAAATCAGGGTGGAGATATCGGCTTTATCTCTACAGACAATGATTATGTCTCGAAGGAATACTTGGAAATTGCTCCTGAGCTTTCTGCAGGAGACTGGAGTCAACCGATAAAGGTGAATATGGGTTATGCTGTTCTACTCTTGAAGGAAAAATTGGTTGGTAAAACGTATTCGTATGACGAGGTAAAGGACCAAATCCGCAGACAAATAGCTCTTGAGCAAATGGAAGGGTCTGTGACTGCAGACCCATTGTGGCAAGAGATTGGTGTATCTTGGTTTTATGAAGATGAAATAGGAAAAAAATAG
- the cysK gene encoding cysteine synthase A — translation MARVANSIHELIGETPVVKLNRLVDDNSADVYLKLEFMNPGSSVKDRIGLAMIEAAEKKGDLKPGDTIIEPTSGNTGIGLAMVAAAKGIKAILVMPDTMSLERRNLLRAYGAELVLTPGAEGMGGAIRKAEELAKEHGYFMPQQFKNEANPEVHRLTTGKEIVEQMGDQLDGFIAGIGTGGTITGAGSVLKENYSSIKIYAVEPTDSPVLSGGKPGPHKIQGIGAGFVPDILNTNVYDEIITVKNEEAFETARRAAKEEGILGGISSGAAIFAALKVAKELGKGKKVLAVIPSNGERYLSTPLYQFD, via the coding sequence ATGGCACGTGTAGCAAATTCTATACATGAATTAATTGGTGAAACACCGGTTGTAAAGTTAAACAGACTTGTTGATGATAATAGTGCAGATGTATACCTAAAACTAGAGTTTATGAACCCTGGAAGTAGTGTTAAAGATCGTATTGGACTTGCTATGATCGAAGCTGCTGAAAAGAAGGGTGATTTAAAACCTGGCGATACAATCATTGAGCCTACTAGTGGTAACACTGGAATCGGTTTAGCGATGGTAGCAGCAGCTAAGGGAATAAAGGCAATTTTAGTTATGCCTGATACAATGAGCTTAGAGCGTAGAAACCTGCTACGTGCATATGGAGCAGAATTAGTGCTAACTCCTGGAGCTGAAGGTATGGGAGGAGCAATTCGTAAAGCTGAAGAGCTTGCAAAAGAGCATGGTTACTTTATGCCTCAACAATTTAAAAATGAAGCAAACCCTGAAGTACACCGTTTAACAACTGGTAAAGAGATTGTTGAACAAATGGGCGATCAACTAGATGGATTTATCGCAGGTATTGGTACAGGTGGGACAATCACAGGTGCTGGTTCCGTTTTAAAGGAAAACTATTCATCTATTAAAATTTATGCAGTTGAGCCTACAGATTCTCCAGTCCTTTCAGGCGGAAAACCAGGTCCACATAAAATCCAAGGTATTGGTGCTGGATTCGTACCAGATATCTTAAATACAAATGTTTATGATGAAATCATCACTGTTAAAAACGAAGAAGCATTTGAAACAGCTAGAAGAGCAGCTAAAGAAGAGGGAATTCTTGGCGGTATCTCTTCAGGTGCAGCAATTTTTGCAGCTTTAAAGGTAGCTAAAGAATTAGGTAAAGGTAAAAAAGTATTAGCTGTTATTCCAAGTAATGGTGAGCGTTACTTAAGTACACCTTTATATCAATTTGATTAA
- the trpE gene encoding anthranilate synthase component I — translation MQHRRASLSIHFDYEQDFFNQYKYLTQDEEQHAILESGRGGRYSIAGIKPIASVMGKNDQLKITNEKGTIVKEGKPLDLFKDWFKQYYTESDPNLPDFQGGAIGFISYDCVRHFEKLPAVAVDDLETPDIYFLLFDDVAVYDHQTSKLWLITHYYHEQEKQQAENKLQKIKDSWTSEVKIIKQPESMVIEPSSNPITFSEKGFKEAVEAIKTYISQGDVFQVNLSVRQHFALENHPFKIYETLRKVNPSPYMAYLHFPEFQIISGSPELLVKRQGDVVSTRPIAGTRSRGKDEQEDLKLANELVENEKERAEHVMLVDLERNDLGRVCEYGSVHVNEFMVIEKYSHVMHIVSNVKGTLKKEANYADVIKATFPGGTITGAPKVRTMEIIEELEPTRRGIYTGSIGWIGFDENMELNIVIRTMITKDGFGYVQSGAGIVIDSNPDYEYKEALKKARALVQAIELSKEEKILG, via the coding sequence ATGCAACACAGACGGGCATCGTTAAGTATACATTTTGATTATGAACAAGATTTCTTTAATCAATATAAATACCTTACACAAGATGAAGAACAGCATGCCATCCTAGAAAGTGGTCGTGGTGGAAGATATAGTATTGCGGGTATTAAGCCTATAGCCTCGGTAATGGGAAAAAATGATCAGCTTAAGATAACGAATGAAAAAGGAACCATTGTAAAAGAGGGGAAGCCTCTTGATCTTTTTAAAGATTGGTTCAAACAGTACTATACTGAATCAGATCCTAATCTCCCAGATTTTCAAGGTGGTGCCATTGGTTTTATTAGCTATGATTGTGTGCGTCATTTTGAAAAATTACCTGCTGTAGCTGTAGATGATTTAGAAACACCTGATATATATTTTCTTCTTTTTGATGATGTAGCTGTTTATGATCATCAAACGTCCAAGCTATGGTTAATCACTCACTATTATCATGAACAAGAAAAACAGCAGGCAGAAAATAAACTGCAGAAAATAAAGGATAGTTGGACCTCTGAAGTGAAGATTATCAAACAACCAGAGTCAATGGTAATTGAACCATCGTCTAACCCAATAACATTCTCTGAAAAGGGATTTAAAGAAGCTGTTGAAGCAATTAAAACCTATATTAGTCAAGGAGATGTTTTCCAAGTTAATTTGTCTGTAAGACAGCATTTTGCATTGGAAAACCATCCATTTAAAATTTATGAGACATTGCGTAAAGTCAATCCGTCTCCATATATGGCTTATTTACATTTTCCTGAATTTCAAATAATAAGTGGCTCCCCGGAATTACTTGTTAAAAGACAAGGTGATGTTGTAAGTACACGACCAATTGCAGGTACTCGTTCAAGAGGGAAAGATGAACAAGAGGATTTAAAACTTGCAAATGAGTTGGTTGAAAATGAAAAAGAAAGAGCCGAACATGTGATGCTTGTTGATTTGGAGCGCAATGACCTTGGGAGAGTTTGTGAGTATGGCTCTGTTCATGTAAATGAATTTATGGTTATTGAAAAATACTCACATGTGATGCATATTGTTTCAAATGTGAAAGGGACATTAAAAAAAGAAGCAAATTATGCAGATGTTATCAAAGCGACCTTCCCAGGTGGTACAATTACAGGAGCACCTAAAGTAAGAACAATGGAAATTATTGAAGAGCTTGAACCAACCAGAAGAGGAATTTATACAGGTTCAATAGGTTGGATCGGCTTTGATGAAAATATGGAATTAAATATTGTCATTCGTACAATGATCACGAAAGATGGATTTGGGTATGTTCAATCTGGTGCTGGGATTGTTATTGATTCTAATCCAGATTATGAATATAAAGAAGCTTTAAAGAAGGCAAGAGCGTTAGTTCAAGCTATTGAGTTGAGCAAAGAAGAGAAAATATTAGGTTGA
- the pabA gene encoding aminodeoxychorismate/anthranilate synthase component II, producing the protein MILMIDNYDSFTFNLVQYLGELGEELVVKRNDEITIAEIEELNPQFLMISPGPCSPNEAGISMEAIEYFAGKIPIFGVCLGHQSIAQVFGGDVVRAERLMHGKTSEMHHNGETIFKEMENPFTATRYHSLIVKNETLPDCLEVTAWTDENEIMALRHKTLPIEGVQFHPESIMTTFGKDLLRNFITQYKPVEKS; encoded by the coding sequence GTGATTTTAATGATTGATAATTATGATTCATTTACATTTAACTTAGTACAGTATTTAGGTGAATTAGGGGAAGAATTGGTTGTTAAGAGAAATGACGAGATCACGATCGCAGAAATTGAAGAGTTGAATCCGCAATTTTTAATGATATCCCCTGGACCATGTAGCCCTAACGAAGCTGGTATTAGCATGGAAGCAATTGAATATTTCGCTGGGAAAATCCCTATCTTTGGAGTGTGCCTCGGTCATCAGTCAATTGCACAAGTATTCGGTGGCGATGTAGTACGTGCCGAGCGTTTGATGCATGGGAAAACATCTGAGATGCATCACAACGGCGAGACAATCTTTAAAGAAATGGAGAATCCATTTACTGCTACGCGTTATCATTCATTAATTGTAAAAAATGAAACGTTACCGGATTGCTTAGAAGTAACAGCATGGACGGATGAAAATGAAATTATGGCCCTCCGCCATAAAACATTACCAATTGAAGGGGTGCAATTTCATCCTGAGTCAATTATGACAACATTCGGTAAAGACCTTCTTAGAAACTTTATTACTCAATATAAACCTGTAGAAAAGAGCTAA
- the pabC gene encoding aminodeoxychorismate lyase — MYIYINSQFIKDSEATISPFDHGFLYGLGVFETFRIYKGFPFLLLDHLARLQHAVDELGITYQIDYEEMYEMIQELLRINACQNEDVTVRLNISAGIGEVGKLLQDYDKPTIMCFIRKAPSVNRIEKEAAILKLRRNTPEGRERLKSHHYLNNILGKRELQVTPDLEGIFLTEKGYVAEGVVSNIFWVKKGTLYTPTLETGILNGITRQFIIKCLEKLEIPLYEGFYDKEHLFGSTEVFLTNSSQEIVSVKKIDDQYFQGNEGEYSKKLTDLYNHYKTKLLSIQEL, encoded by the coding sequence GTGTATATATACATTAATTCACAGTTTATAAAAGATTCAGAAGCCACGATTTCTCCATTTGATCATGGCTTTCTTTATGGATTAGGGGTTTTTGAAACCTTTAGAATTTATAAGGGTTTTCCTTTTTTACTACTTGATCATTTAGCAAGGCTCCAACATGCAGTTGATGAATTAGGGATCACATATCAAATTGATTATGAAGAAATGTATGAGATGATTCAGGAGCTTTTAAGGATAAACGCTTGTCAAAATGAAGATGTTACAGTTCGGTTAAACATCTCAGCTGGCATTGGAGAAGTTGGGAAACTACTTCAGGATTATGATAAGCCAACCATTATGTGTTTTATTAGAAAAGCTCCATCAGTTAATAGGATCGAAAAGGAAGCGGCGATACTTAAATTAAGAAGAAACACACCTGAAGGAAGGGAACGATTAAAATCCCATCACTACCTAAACAATATTTTAGGAAAGCGTGAACTTCAAGTAACTCCAGATTTGGAAGGTATTTTTCTAACTGAAAAAGGGTACGTGGCAGAAGGGGTTGTTTCTAATATTTTCTGGGTGAAGAAAGGCACTTTGTACACACCAACATTAGAAACAGGAATTTTAAATGGAATCACAAGACAGTTTATCATCAAGTGTTTGGAGAAATTAGAAATACCTTTATATGAAGGTTTTTACGATAAAGAACATTTGTTTGGATCTACTGAGGTGTTCTTAACAAATTCCTCTCAAGAGATTGTTTCAGTTAAAAAAATAGATGATCAATATTTCCAAGGGAATGAAGGGGAGTACAGTAAGAAGTTAACTGACTTGTATAATCACTATAAGACCAAACTATTAAGTATACAAGAGTTATAA
- the folP gene encoding dihydropteroate synthase, which produces MKTLTKQQIIECGDYALNYHDKTLIMGILNITPDSFSDGGKFSSIDLAIERAEEMLQHGADIIDIGGESTRPGASTVTQEEELDRVIPVIKNLSRVIKAPISIDTYKAEVAKQAIEAGASIINDVWGAKADPNMAKVAAEYDVPIILMHNRANKNYEQLIPDMIVDLMESVAIAKEAGVKDEKIILDPGVGFAKTMDDNLEVMRNLDAFVQLGYPVLLGTSRKSFIGHILDVPPTERMEGTGATVCLGIQKGCHIVRIHDVLEMSRMAKMMDVMLGKGGVNNR; this is translated from the coding sequence ATGAAGACTTTAACGAAGCAACAGATTATTGAATGTGGTGACTATGCTCTTAATTATCATGATAAAACCTTAATCATGGGGATCTTAAATATAACACCTGATTCATTTTCTGATGGTGGAAAGTTTAGCAGCATAGACCTTGCGATTGAACGTGCAGAGGAAATGCTACAACATGGTGCAGATATTATTGATATTGGTGGAGAATCAACTAGACCTGGAGCTAGTACTGTCACTCAGGAGGAAGAGTTAGATCGCGTTATTCCTGTTATAAAAAATCTTTCACGAGTCATTAAAGCTCCAATATCAATTGATACTTATAAAGCGGAAGTAGCTAAACAAGCAATAGAAGCAGGAGCATCGATCATTAATGATGTTTGGGGAGCGAAGGCAGATCCAAATATGGCAAAGGTTGCTGCAGAATACGATGTACCGATTATTCTTATGCATAACCGAGCAAATAAGAATTATGAACAGCTTATACCTGATATGATTGTAGACTTAATGGAGTCTGTGGCGATTGCAAAAGAAGCGGGAGTTAAGGATGAGAAAATCATTCTTGACCCAGGGGTCGGTTTTGCGAAAACAATGGATGATAACCTTGAAGTGATGAGAAATCTCGATGCTTTCGTCCAACTAGGATATCCTGTGTTGTTAGGTACCTCAAGAAAATCGTTTATAGGACATATTCTGGATGTTCCTCCAACAGAACGTATGGAGGGAACTGGTGCAACTGTTTGTTTAGGAATCCAAAAGGGATGTCATATTGTGAGAATACATGATGTGTTAGAGATGTCCAGAATGGCTAAAATGATGGACGTTATGCTTGGGAAGGGAGGAGTAAACAATCGATAA
- the folB gene encoding dihydroneopterin aldolase → MDKIYVNGMDFYGYHGVFQEENKLGQRFRVDLAVELDLKKAGETDELEYSVNYASLYKCCKEIVEGKPYKLVESVAEQIAQKLLTEFPLIHFCEVKVIKPDPPIPGHYKEVAVEIKRGRT, encoded by the coding sequence ATCGATAAAATATATGTAAACGGGATGGACTTTTACGGATACCACGGTGTATTTCAAGAGGAAAATAAGCTGGGTCAACGGTTTAGAGTAGACCTAGCTGTTGAGTTAGACTTAAAAAAGGCTGGGGAAACAGATGAATTAGAGTATAGTGTGAACTATGCATCTTTATATAAATGCTGCAAGGAAATAGTTGAAGGTAAGCCTTATAAGCTTGTAGAATCTGTGGCAGAACAAATCGCACAAAAATTACTAACAGAATTTCCGCTTATTCATTTTTGTGAAGTGAAAGTGATTAAGCCAGACCCTCCAATTCCTGGACATTATAAGGAAGTTGCTGTTGAAATTAAAAGGGGAAGAACATGA
- the folK gene encoding 2-amino-4-hydroxy-6-hydroxymethyldihydropteridine diphosphokinase — MKNDVYIALGSNMGNRERYLLDAIKKINQHPSISVVDISSIYETDPIGFTDQDQFLNMVIRANTDLTAYQLLLSLQEIEKLLDRKREVKWGPRTLDLDILLYNHENIEAEQLIVPHPRMHERAFVLIPLYELNKDISIPTLDKPISTIIDQLQDKEGVRIWKQKNGVDVFALLEN; from the coding sequence ATGAAAAATGATGTTTATATAGCACTTGGTTCGAATATGGGGAATCGGGAAAGATATCTTCTCGATGCTATAAAGAAAATCAATCAACATCCTTCTATAAGTGTGGTAGATATTTCCTCGATCTATGAAACAGATCCGATTGGCTTCACAGACCAAGACCAATTTTTAAATATGGTTATTCGTGCTAACACTGATTTAACAGCATATCAGCTTCTTCTTTCTCTCCAAGAAATTGAAAAACTACTTGACCGAAAAAGGGAAGTAAAGTGGGGGCCACGAACTTTAGACCTTGACATTTTGTTGTATAATCATGAAAATATTGAAGCAGAACAATTAATTGTTCCTCATCCTAGAATGCATGAACGAGCATTTGTTCTTATCCCTTTGTATGAATTAAACAAAGACATAAGCATTCCTACTTTAGATAAACCAATTTCAACTATCATAGATCAATTACAAGATAAAGAAGGAGTACGAATATGGAAGCAGAAAAATGGGGTAGACGTATTCGCGCTTTTAGAAAATTAA
- a CDS encoding helix-turn-helix domain-containing protein, translating to MEAEKWGRRIRAFRKLKGYTQESFAKDLGVSVSVLGEIERGNREPSKEFIEDVAKSLNVTVEELTPN from the coding sequence ATGGAAGCAGAAAAATGGGGTAGACGTATTCGCGCTTTTAGAAAATTAAAAGGATACACCCAAGAGAGTTTTGCCAAGGATCTTGGTGTTTCTGTTTCTGTATTAGGCGAAATAGAAAGAGGAAATCGCGAACCCAGCAAAGAGTTTATAGAGGATGTAGCAAAATCCCTTAATGTAACAGTAGAGGAATTAACCCCAAACTAA